The proteins below are encoded in one region of Pseudomonas putida NBRC 14164:
- a CDS encoding DUF2231 domain-containing protein, whose product MTATDQTLYRCTPSPLHALLLAGSVPLFLGALLSDIAYFNSYQIQWSNFAAWLIAGGLVFCGLALLFALANLIRAERKGGRATLYFVLLLVTWVLGLINAFEHAKDAWAVMPSGLVLSVIVTVLSVVAAWTGLSNLRSGGAA is encoded by the coding sequence GTGACCGCCACTGACCAAACCCTCTACCGCTGTACCCCCAGCCCGCTGCACGCCCTGTTGCTGGCAGGCAGTGTCCCGTTGTTCCTTGGCGCGCTGCTGAGCGATATCGCCTACTTCAACAGCTACCAGATTCAGTGGAGCAACTTCGCCGCCTGGCTGATCGCCGGCGGCCTGGTGTTCTGCGGGTTAGCCCTGTTGTTTGCGCTGGCCAACCTGATCCGCGCCGAACGCAAGGGCGGGCGCGCCACACTGTACTTCGTGCTGCTGCTGGTGACCTGGGTGCTCGGCTTGATCAATGCGTTCGAGCACGCCAAGGACGCCTGGGCGGTGATGCCCTCGGGGCTGGTGTTGTCGGTGATCGTGACCGTGCTCTCGGTGGTGGCTGCCTGGACCGGCTTGAGCAACCTGCGTTCGGGAGGTGCAGCATGA